From Burkholderia pseudomultivorans, the proteins below share one genomic window:
- a CDS encoding metal-dependent hydrolase, translating into MTDTAEYHKIKARHVKFDFSDTPITWVPNDPGSTHIINTLNLLFPEGELWFCRVYNKALPLITDARLRDEAEGFLRQEAVHSRSHGGVLKHYYDRHGIDTKPFTQKLNRLFTRVLGEQPLGLKIGHTRFWLRQQLAVIASLEHFFGYLGNWVLNAHGLDAGKADPTMVDLLRWHGAEEVEHRTVAFDIYRHMGGSYPERCVHMAFVIVLLLYYITTGAKFMYRLDPGAGRYPGFAMAWRQGSRRGHLPSFWKVIGAALRYFKPGYTPHHEGSTEQALAYLARSPAARAAAHGGNWGATKGA; encoded by the coding sequence ATGACCGATACCGCCGAATACCACAAGATCAAGGCCCGCCACGTCAAGTTCGACTTCAGCGATACGCCGATCACCTGGGTGCCGAACGATCCGGGCAGCACGCACATCATCAACACGCTGAACCTGTTGTTCCCGGAAGGCGAGCTGTGGTTCTGCCGCGTGTACAACAAGGCGCTGCCGCTGATCACCGATGCGCGCCTGCGCGACGAGGCCGAAGGCTTCCTGCGTCAGGAGGCCGTGCATTCGCGCTCGCACGGCGGCGTGCTCAAGCACTACTACGATCGGCACGGCATCGACACGAAGCCGTTCACGCAGAAGCTCAACCGGCTGTTCACGCGCGTGCTCGGCGAACAGCCGCTCGGACTGAAGATCGGCCATACGCGTTTCTGGCTGCGCCAGCAGCTCGCGGTGATCGCGTCGCTCGAGCATTTCTTCGGCTATCTCGGCAACTGGGTGCTCAACGCGCACGGCCTCGACGCAGGCAAGGCCGACCCGACGATGGTCGACCTGCTGCGCTGGCACGGCGCGGAGGAAGTCGAGCATCGCACCGTGGCGTTCGACATCTACCGGCACATGGGCGGCTCGTATCCGGAGCGCTGCGTGCACATGGCGTTCGTGATCGTGCTGCTGCTCTACTACATCACGACGGGCGCGAAATTCATGTACCGGCTCGACCCGGGCGCGGGCCGCTATCCGGGCTTTGCGATGGCGTGGCGGCAAGGTTCGCGGCGCGGTCATCTGCCGTCGTTCTGGAAGGTGATCGGCGCCGCGCTGCGCTACTTCAAGCCCGGCTATACGCCGCACCATGAAGGCTCGACCGAGCAGGCGCTCGCGTATCTGGCACGCTCGCCGGCCGCTCGGGCAGCCGCGCACGGCGGCAACTGGGGCG